The sequence below is a genomic window from Paenibacillus sp. DCT19.
AATGTGTGGCTGAATGTGAGAAATACCAGCACTCGGAACGACTTGCACTATGTCATTATCGTATTTTCACCCTCTCGCTGAGTCAGGATCAGAATCAAAACCTGAGAGCTGCCGTGCTGTTCGAACCGTATATTAATCGGCTGGATGAGGAGCGACAACTTGACGCCATTAAGGATCTGGCGAATACATATTCTGCGCTCCGATATTGGGAAAAGTTATTTTTACACGCCGAAGAATTGGAACGTAAGACAGAATTCCTGCAATCGTATAAAAAGAAAAGTGAAGACAAATTCAACCGTATAACAGTGTATCCATTATTTGTATACAAGGCGTATTCTAATCTACTAAAGGCAACCGCTTCCGAGAGAATGGGTAAGTACGAAGAGGCTTTACGGTATACCAAGTCCTTTGCTGAGACCGTGAAGGATGTAGAACCTGATGACGAAGCGCTTGAATATATTCATAAATTTAAAAGTTGGGAAGAGGCGAACACTTATCTTTATCGGTTACTAATGGGGGATCAGAGTGTATTGCCAACCTATGTTGAATTTATTGAGGAAAACCAAGCAGAGTTGTTGCCTGCATTAGTTAGCATTATGGAGGCGGCCAACAAATATGGCATGAATATTGATCATATTCTTCTAAAATTTGATTTTCAAATCAACTCGGTTGAAATGCTAACGCAAGGATACAGCAAACAGGTTAAATCCGACCTTTATACAACCTTTTTGGTTGAATTAGCGATATATCATCTTACACGTGGTAGGCATGAAAAAGGTTTGAGGCAAATAATGAATTGTCTCAAGTCTGCTATCGAAATAAATAATCAATCAGATATTATTCATTGTGTAGCTCTATATGAGAAATACAGAAATAAAGCAACAGATGAAATTCAGAATCAATACAAATCCTTATTAATGGAGGTTCAGAATAGTTATGAAAAAAAAGACTATCCTTTATATAATCTTGCTTAGTTTTATTATCATCAACGGCAGTTTGTTTTCAACCGTTGATACAGTACACACCTACACGACCGCATTTATTCATGGGACAGGTGATTTGTAATCGGTAGGTGATGCAATAAATAGCCAAATAAAATTTAATGAAATAGTGTAGTCTTTTCGAGGACTGCACTATTTATTATGTATGAATCCTGTGCACTAAAGTAAGGACAATGTTTTATGACAATAGTTGTTGTTCTAAACAGATTAAATAAGAGATGTCTAAACAAGAAAAGTAGATATGCCCAGCATTTATTTTATGATATTATCATCTTAACGTTTATTAACCTGACATATAAATAATTAGTATAGTATTTTCAGTCAAAGTATTTGATATCTCGTTGAATGTTTAAGTTAAGAAAAAGCTACTTGATATTAGCCATAATGCAAATTATACAGAATATTAATGTTAATTGTGAGAGTCTCTACAGAGTATAAGCTATTTATCCTGATTTAGAGATTTGGGATATATAATTTTGGGAAGGAGGTACAATTATTTGTTCAAGTTTCGCATAACCACGTATTTTGAATATACTGCCCCAGACTAGTTAAAAATGGTTTGAAAATTTAAGTTTTGTTTTTAAATCTGTAATTCCTGGCGATATTGCAAATATATAATTTATTACATAGGGGATATATTATGTTACTATCAATAGTTCATTTAACAGATATACACTTTTCAATTAATCAGACTAATAGTGTGTTGGAAAAGAAGAGTCAACTAATTAAAGCTATTATTTCAGAGTTAAGGGGTTCTAAGTACGCAGTTTTAATAGTATCAGGAGATATAGCGAACTTTGGTATAGAAGAAGAGTATGGAGAGTATGCTCTCCCTTTTTTTATAGAATTAAGAGAATCCATAGTTAAAGAAATTGATAAAATAGTAGTTGAATACTTATTTGTTCCAGGAAATCATGATTGCGATTTTTCAGAGAAAGAGAAAATGGAGGTCAGGGACACCCTAATAAATTCTATTCTACAAAATAATACCTTAGCTAATAAGAGTGCTTACATTGAGCAAATTAAAACACAAAGTAATTATGAAGCAATAAAAGAAATTTTTCATGATCAGTGGATAAGTATCAGTTATATAAACAGTAATCAAATTTTTGAGAAAGTTAGTTTAACTGTTAACGATATCAAAATTGCTTTTAATTTGTTTAATTCTGCTTGGATTTCTACAATAAATGAAAAACCAGGACATATGTATTACCCGGTATCACTGATTGAACAACAAGTTTCTTCGAAGTTAGGTGATATTAACTTTTCTGTACTGCATCACCCTACACACTGGTTAACGCCTGACAACAAAAGAGAGATGGATAACTTACTAACAAAAGTCTCCGATTTTATTTTAACAGGTCATGAGCATGTTTCTTCTAAAATTATTGCCACAGACTGGTCAAATAGAGCTATACATCATATTGAGGGAACTGCACTTCAGGAACTAGGTCAGCCTAATGTAAGTGGATTTAATATGATTCATTTTGATTTGAAGGAAATGGAGTTTTGTGTAAATAGCTATGTCTGGAATTCTAACTATTATAGCCCTTCAAAAGAAACTTTAATATGGGAAAAATGGGCAAAAAATACAACTGCGAAAGCTTATGACCATGCGTTGAGACTAAATGATAGTTTTGAAGATTTCATTAATGATATTAATGTTCAAGTTACTCACCCTAGAGTGAATGAGTTGCGTTTGAGTGACATATATATTTATCCCAATATTGAAGAAATAATGTATGATGATGATGCAAATATTTCAACTCGTATGTCAATAAATGAAATATCAGATGTTATCAAATCAGAAAAGAATTCACATCTATTTATAACTGGAGAAAAAGACTCAGGAAAGACAGCTCTCGGGAAAATGCTATTTCAGTATTTTCATAATGATAAATACTTCCCTCTTTATATTGAGGGGAGTTTTCTAAACAGGCTCTATACTAATAATATTAATAAATTGATTCAAGAATCTGCAAAAAAATATATTCTGATGAAAATATTTATATTCAATTAGAGAAGTCGAAAAGAGTACTTATTATAGATAATTGGAATAAAACTAATTTGAATAACGAAACAAAATCTAATTTTTTGTCAGAGTTAAACAATTACTTTAAACAAGTTATTATTTTCAGTGAATCAGATAACAAAATTAGTGATTCTATTAGATTATATTCTAAAAATCCGGAGTTCTCTATAAAACATTTTGAAATAATGAGTTTTGGGCATGTTAAACGTAATGAATTTATTGAAAAATGGGTTAGCCTCGGGCAGAGGGATATATTAGAAAGTAATGATTTACTTAAAGAGATTGATAGAATTAATAGAGCAATAAAACCTATTATTATGCAAAGCTATGTTCCAAAGTTTCCAATTTACCTCCTCGTTATTATAAAAACAATTGAGGCTGGAAAACCTCATAATTTTGAAAAAAGTTCGAATGCTTATTATTTTGAAGTCTTAATTAAAGACTCGCTAACAAGTTTAGAAATAGAAAATAGTGAAACTGATAAGGTATACCAATATTTAACTGATCTAGCTTTTGAAATGTATCAACAACCTAATAACTCTTTAGAACTTGAAGAGTGGAGAAACTATCACAGAAATCATCTTGATTACTATGATATGACGGATGATCAGCTAAGTTTTAAAGAAATAAGATCAAAGCTTGAAAATGAAAAAATAATAATGAATACAACTAACGGATATGAATATAAATATTCCTATATGTATTATTTTTTTGTTGCTCAATATTTCGCAAGGAAAATTAATACTGAAAATGTAAAAAATATAGTAAGTGAGATGTGTAGAAATATCCATGAAACAGATAATGCAAATATTATTATGTTCTTAACTCACTTATCGAAAGACGAGTATATAAAAAATGAAGTACTGAGCGCAGCAAGGAAGATATTTAATAATTTGCCATATCTAAGGTTGGAGGAGGATATTGCTCTTATAAATGATCTTTGTGAGGAAATATCACCATTGGTTCTAAATGACGTAGATGTAAGGGAACATAGAAGGAAATTGAACGAAAAAATGGATATTGAAGAGCGAGAAAAAGTTACAGATGCAGATTTAGAAGCAAGCGCTTCAACGCAGTATTCCGAAGAGGACGATGAGGCATCTATTGTTATGGAGCAAATCAATATTATAGATCAAGGTTTTAAAATGTTAGATATAATAGGACAAATATTAAAAAATTATTATGGTTCACTAAGCGGTGAAGATAAGTATAATTTGTGTGAAGAGTTGTTTAAATTGGGCTTAAGAATTAACTATAGTTTTATCAGAAGTCTAAGTGATAACAATCAGATACTAGTTGAGTATATCTCGGCAATCATAATTGAAAAAAATCTAGAGAATAACTATGAGCGAGCTGAGAAAATGTCAAAAAAAATCCTGTATTCAATGGGCGGATTTATAACATTTAATAGTATATCTAGGATAGTTTCATCAGTTGGAACTCCTGATTTAGATAGAACGTTTCATAGAGTCAGAGAGGCATTATCATGTAATGCCTCTGATATAACGTATTTGGCTATAAAACTTGAATACTATGATAAATTTCCTCATACGGAAGTGAAGAAGTTCTATCAAGACAACAAAAACAATAAATTTGTTACTCAGATATTACAGCAAATGGTGAGAAGATATCTATATATGTATGAAACAAATAGAGCAGAACGTCAGAAAATATGTGATCTTGTAGGAATGAGGATGAGTTTAAAACAAAAATACCAGCTTAATACAAAAAAATAAGTGACACAGCTTAAAAAAGAAATGAAACAAATTATCAAATAAGATCTTAACTCTAACAATCTTTTTGTGACAGAATATTGATTAGTGTGACGCGTATAGGGGATATGTAGATAATTGGCTCATGGCAGAATGTTTGTATGGTTATTACGATGACTATATTCTAAACTTGCTGTGAGTTTTTTTATTATCAGTTGGTTTTGCGCATTAAATTACCTCTCGTCATACCGATGGATAATAATATTCTTGATATGAATATATATTGTAATTGACCATTGTAAAAATAAGGATTAAAATTACATTTGTTATCAATTGCAAATGGTGAATTGGAGAGCGCTATGAGAATAACATATGAGTATCTCAGGCTTTTTGTAAAGATGATGTTAAGCAATAAAGTAGCCTTTGTATGGTATTTAATTTTTCCGCTCGTTGCTTTTCTTATCTATAATTATTCCTGGTTTGCCTCTAGACCCACCACAATTGATTTTTACATTCAAACGAGCTTTTTTATTTCATATATTACGTTGTTAATGTCCATTGAAGTGGCTACCCATTTAATTGCTTTGAGAGAGAACGGCTTCTATAAAATGTTCAAATTTATATCAGGAAGTAAATATCCTTTTATTTGGGGCAAGGCTCTGAATCAGGTTTTGTTCATAATCGCTACAATCTTTCTGGTGTCATTCGTAACAGGTGTGATGTTCTTAGAACCGGCACAACTCGTGACGTTTCTCATTACTGCCATTATGAGCTGTATACTGGGAGCTATTATTCTTATTTTGCTAACATTGGTTCTGATGCTTATCCCGATTAGACAAGAG
It includes:
- a CDS encoding helix-turn-helix transcriptional regulator, which encodes MEPTTTIRSYIEDHIRKQGYTLQYFADLSGVNAGTLSAIIKGTRPIAMAQLDLITQGMNLEPGHFYELYGAECFVESSPHWRRLEPFLQRCAELDKLDCIHRVIQQVTDDRSYISELFEMAEGMFERGQKQAALMLYECVAECEKYQHSERLALCHYRIFTLSLSQDQNQNLRAAVLFEPYINRLDEERQLDAIKDLANTYSALRYWEKLFLHAEELERKTEFLQSYKKKSEDKFNRITVYPLFVYKAYSNLLKATASERMGKYEEALRYTKSFAETVKDVEPDDEALEYIHKFKSWEEANTYLYRLLMGDQSVLPTYVEFIEENQAELLPALVSIMEAANKYGMNIDHILLKFDFQINSVEMLTQGYSKQVKSDLYTTFLVELAIYHLTRGRHEKGLRQIMNCLKSAIEINNQSDIIHCVALYEKYRNKATDEIQNQYKSLLMEVQNSYEKKDYPLYNLA
- a CDS encoding metallophosphoesterase codes for the protein MLLSIVHLTDIHFSINQTNSVLEKKSQLIKAIISELRGSKYAVLIVSGDIANFGIEEEYGEYALPFFIELRESIVKEIDKIVVEYLFVPGNHDCDFSEKEKMEVRDTLINSILQNNTLANKSAYIEQIKTQSNYEAIKEIFHDQWISISYINSNQIFEKVSLTVNDIKIAFNLFNSAWISTINEKPGHMYYPVSLIEQQVSSKLGDINFSVLHHPTHWLTPDNKREMDNLLTKVSDFILTGHEHVSSKIIATDWSNRAIHHIEGTALQELGQPNVSGFNMIHFDLKEMEFCVNSYVWNSNYYSPSKETLIWEKWAKNTTAKAYDHALRLNDSFEDFINDINVQVTHPRVNELRLSDIYIYPNIEEIMYDDDANISTRMSINEISDVIKSEKNSHLFITGEKDSGKTALGKMLFQYFHNDKYFPLYIEGSFLNRLYTNNINKLIQESAKKYILMKIFIFN